The Schistosoma haematobium chromosome 7, whole genome shotgun sequence genome contains a region encoding:
- a CDS encoding hypothetical protein (SECRETED:SignalP(1-26)) translates to MIQSNEQIFNMFAMITIFASVHSVDGQYEPAYLKTNMVGSDTNTKTFRVIQEQTAALAFEWEPMKHDNFGYVKLHENVFLLSASVKVSKGNIGLLEAIGKPCEVSNYRADGHDNGYIFTEFKTYGMTYKRVPRIKNVQIQLISNAYPHVKWERERSACESSDSVIIFSGYSTQPLQMFIISSDQVEYHMKELQTKNGMELVFIVFNKHGNRFSLPTMDKTPLGKVIKEQPTIETIAVNVTVPDEVTTTLMTLSNNTHSTVLENISNSYVFIATLILIIVLVSIVSFFLIKKL, encoded by the exons atgaTTCAGTCAAACGAACAAATCTTCAATATGTTTGCGATGATAACCa TATTTGCATCAGTACACTCGGTGGACGGACAGTATGAGCCTGCatatttgaaaacaaatatgGTTGGAA GCGATACAAATACGAAAACTTTCCGTGTTATTCAAGAACAGACGGCAGCCTTGGCTTTTGAATGGGAACCAATGAAACACGACAATTTCGGTTATGTCAAGTTGCATGAAAATGTATTCCTTTTGTCTGCGTCGGTGAAAGTTTCTAAAGGCAATATAGGTTTATTGGAAGCCATTGGTAAACCATGCGAGGTTTCGAATTATCGTGCTGACGGCCATGATAATGGCTACATCTTTACCGAATTCAAGACCTATGGCATGACCTACAAAAGAG TTCCGAGAATCAAGAATGTTCAAATCCAGTTGATATCAAATGCGTATCCACACGTGAAGTGGGAAAGAGAAAGATCAGCCTGTGAATCAAGTGATTCGGTCATCATATTCAGTGGATATTCAACACAACCGCTGCAGATGTTTATCATCTCGAGTGACCAAGTTGAATATCATATGAAGGAATTGCAGACAAAAAATGGAATGGAATTAGTGTTCATTGTGTTCAACAAGCATGGGAACCGTTTCTCTCTACCAACGATGG ACAAAACACCATTGGGAAAAGTGATCAAAGAACAACCAACAATCGAAACAATAG CTGTGAATGTCACTGTGCCGGACGAAGTCACGACAACGCTCATGACAC TATCGAATAACACACATTCGACAGTACTAGAAAATATCAGCAATTCAT ATGTCTTCATAGCGACATTGATTCTAATCATTGTTTTGGTCAGCATAGTTTCGTTCTTCCTAATAAAGAAGTTATAG